One region of Vigna angularis cultivar LongXiaoDou No.4 chromosome 10, ASM1680809v1, whole genome shotgun sequence genomic DNA includes:
- the LOC108319956 gene encoding ARM REPEAT PROTEIN INTERACTING WITH ABF2, which yields MDLHNRPDHCFPEKKGQKRKLEEDFEDDRQISAPPTGHARDALLSDVKEQVIVLDSTFSWKESDRAAAKRATHALADLAKNEEVVNVIVEGGAIPALVKHLQAPPLAGSDRLQRPMPFEHEVEKGSAFALGLLAVKPEHQQLIVDSGALKHLVDLLKRHENGLTSRAINSLIRRAADAITNLAHENSSIKTSVRMEGGIPPLVHLLEFADTKVQRAAAGALRTLAFKNDENKNQIVECNALPTLILMLRSEDAAIHYEAVGVIGNLVHSSPNIKKEVILAGALQPVIGLLSSCCSESQREAALLLGQFAATDSDSKVHIVQRGAVGPLIDMLQSPDVQLKEMSAFALGRLAQDTHNQAGIAHNGGLIPLLKLLDSKNGSLQHNAAFALYGLADNEDNVADFIRVGGIQRLQDGEFIVQATKDCVAKTLKRLEEKIHGRVLNHLLYLMRVSEKAFQRRVALALAHLCSADDQRKIFIDHHGLELLMGLLGSYYNPKQQLDGAVALCKLANKATTLSPVDAAPPSPTPQVYLGEQYVNNATLSDVTFLVEGKRFYAHRICLLASSDAFRAMFDGGYREKEARDIEIPNIRWEVFELMMRFIYTGSVEITLDIAQDLLRAADQYLLEGLKRLCEYTIAQDISLESVSSMYELSEAFNAISLRHTCILFILEHFDKLSVKPGHSHLIQRIIPEIQNYFVKALTKANSNNQP from the exons ATGGACCTTCACAACCGACCGGATCACTGTTTTCCGGAGAAGAAAGGTCAGAAGAGGAAGTTGGAGGAGGATTTCGAAGACGACCGACAGATCTCCGCCCCTCCCACCGGCCACGCGAGAGACGCCCTCCTTTCCGACGTCAAGGAACAGGTCATCGTTCTTGATTCAACCTTCTCATGGAAGGAATCCGATCGTGCTGCCGCCAAGCGCGCCACGCACGCCCTTGCCGATCTCGCCAAAAACG AGGAAGTGGTGAACGTGATTGTTGAAGGAGGCGCAATTCCTGCTCTGGTTAAACATCTTCAAGCGCCTCCTCTGGCTGGAAGCGACCGGTTGCAGAGGCCAATGCCGTTTGAGCACGAGGTCGAGAAAGGAAGTGCTTTCGCGCTTGGACTTCTCGCAGTCAAG CCGGAGCACCAGCAGCTCATCGTTGACAGCGGTGCTTTGAAACATCTCGTTGATCTTTTGAAGAGACATGAAAATGGCTTAACATCTCGTGCCATTAATAGTCTAATTCGTAGGGCTGCAGACGCGATTACTAATCTTGCGCACGAGAATAGTAGTATTAAGACTAGTGTCAG GATGGAAGGTGGGATTCCACCGCTCGTTCATTTACTTGAATTTGCGGATACAAAGGTGCAAAGAGCAGCTGCTGGTGCATTGCGAACCCTTGCttttaaaaatgatgaaaataaaaatcag ATTGTTGAATGCAATGCCCTTCCAACTCTGATTCTAATGCTTCGTTCAGAAGATGCTGCTATTCATTATGAAGCG GTTGGTGTGATTGGAAATCTGGTCCACTCTTCTCCTAACATAAAGAAAGAAGTTATTCTTGCTGGAGCCCTACAACCGGTCATCGGATTACTTAG CTCCTGTTGCTCCGAAAGCCAGAGGGAAGCAGCCTTGTTACTTGGACAGTTTGCAGCAACTGATTCAGACAGCAAG gttcaCATTGTTCAGAGGGGTGCTGTCGGACCTCTGATAGACATGCTTCAGTCTCCTGATGTTCAGCTAAAAGAAATGTCTGCTTTTGCATTGGGGAGATTGGCCCAG gACACACATAACCAAGCTGGTATTGCACACAATGGTGGCTTGATTCCATTACTGAAGCTTCTTGACTCAAAAAATGGGTCTTTGCAACATAATGCTGCTTTTGCTCTTTACGGCCTTGCAGATAATGAG GATAATGTGGCCGATTTTATTAGGGTAGGTGGAATTCAGAGACTTCAGGATGGAGAGTTTATTGTTCAA GCAACTAAGGATTGTGTTGCAAAGACATTAAAAAGATTAGAAGAGAAGATTCATGGGCGA GTGCTGAACCATTTGTTATATCTCATGCGAGTCTCAGAGAAGGCTTTTCAAAGAAGAGTTGCTTTGGCTCTTGCTCACCTTTGTTCTGCAGATGACcagagaaaaatatttattgatcaCCATG GTTTGGAATTGCTTATGGGGCTTCTTGGCTCGTATTATAATCCTAAGCAACAACTTGATGGAGCTGTGGCTTTATGCAAGTTGGCCAATAAAGCCACGACTCTGTCTCCTGTGGATGCTGCACCCCCATCTCCCACACCCCAG GTCTATTTGGGAGAGCAGTATGTAAACAATGCTACCTTGTCTGACGTTACATTTCTAGTTGAAG GCAAACGATTTTATGCTCACAGAATTTGTCTGCTTGCATCTTCAGACGCATTTCGTGCTATGTTTGATGGAGGTTATAGG GAGAAGGAGGCAAGGGACATAGAGATTCCAAACATTAGATGGGAGGTTTTTGAGTTGATGATGAG ATTTATATACACGGGATCAGTTGAGATCACGCTTGACATTGCCCAAGATCTCCTCCGAGCAGCTGATCAATATCTTTTAGAAGGACTCAAGAGACTCTGTGAGTACACGATTGCGCAG GATATATCACTTGAGAGCGTATCAAGTATGTATGAACTTTCTGAAGCATTTAATGCTATATCGTTGAGGCACACATGCATCCTTTTTATCTTGGAACACTTTGATAAATTGAGTGTAAAGCCAGG ACACTCCCATCTGATTCAGCGTATAATACCTGAGATCCAGAATTACTTTGTTAAGGCCCTTACAAAGGCCAATTCCAACAATCAACCGTAG